A genomic stretch from Echeneis naucrates chromosome 6, fEcheNa1.1, whole genome shotgun sequence includes:
- the LOC115045498 gene encoding E3 ubiquitin-protein ligase TRIM39-like, giving the protein MASALFLSEDQFLCSICLDVFTEPVTIPCGHNFCKPCITKHWGDKNHCYCPLCNEKFNKGLKLCVNVSFREVVENFKKHRVISENGIEVKPGEVPCDFCLGKKFKAYKTCLECLASFCKRHLEPHQVVSAFSRHQLTDPAHNQKDKICKKHNRISDLFCKKDLTRVCVLCTEHKAHDTVPLEKEYNETKAQLEQKKLEVKAMIKERQKKAQEIKDLVDTKRKEKDEALANSAHAFSTLVAPIQRSLTELMSAIEQKQNAAERQGDVLVKELESEINVLHKSVTKLQQISCSEDQVQLITSFLSFPSTPLCTKNWSNVVISGQPYVDDLKKAIVTMEVTLAKELEEAGKEFRVCCSKILAEESDIVRKTECQVVDLETLPRGAKLDTIRQQYTVDMTFDPCTANDLLIFSKDLKEVQTSHIYWCGNEVPQKFNRYAYVLGKKGFSEGRFYYEVQAARKTGWDLGVVRGSMRWKKTHTLNPGNGVWILRLRNNTKYTALNHAAVKIPVARKAERVGVFVDYKKRSVSFYDVSTATLIHSFTGCAFNETIYPFFSPGPPEDGLNCAPLVLSPTKHSTEKLNEFFSLIAVVIALVLFWIF; this is encoded by the coding sequence ATGGCCTCAGCACTATTCCTGTCTGAAGATCAGTTTCTGTGCTCCATATGCCTGGATGTGTTTACTGAGCCTGTGACTATTCCATGTGGACACAACTTCTGCAAGCCCTGTATCACCAAACACTGGGGAGACAAAAACCACTGTTATTGTCCACTGTGCAACGAAAAGTTCAACAAAGGCCTCAAACTTTGTGTCAATGTTTCATTCAGGGAGGTTGTGGAGAATTTCAAGAAACATCGGGTCATATCTGAAAATGGCATTGAAGTGAAGCCTGGGGAAGTGCCATGCGACTTCTGTCTTGGCAAAAAGTTCAAAGCCTATAAAACCTGTTTGGAATGTCTGGCCTCTTTTTGCAAAAGACACTTGGAGCCTCATCAGGTAGTTTCTGCCTTCAGTCGCCACCAACTGACTGATCCCGCACATAATCAGAAGGACAAGATATGCAAAAAGCATAACCGGATTTCAGATCTCTTCTGCAAGAAGGACCTGACTCGTGTTTGTGTCCTGTGTACAGAACATAAAGCTCATGATACAGTCCCTCTAGAGAAGGAGTACAACGAGACGAAAGCTCAGCTGGAGCAGAAAAAGCTGGAAGTGAAGGCAATGATAAAAGAGCGACAGAAGAAGGCTCAGGAGATAAAGGATCTGGTGgacacaaagaggaaagaaaaagatgaagcaTTAGCAAATAGTGCTCACGCCTTCTCCACTTTGGTAGCCCCAATACAACGAAGCTTGACTGAGCTGATGAGTGCAATCGAACAGAAGCAGAACGCGGCAGAGAGACAGGGTGACGTGCTGGTCAAAGAGCTGGAGAGCGAAATCAATGTGCTCCACAAGAGTGTCACTAAGCTGCAGCAGATCTCATGCTCTGAAGATCAGGTCCAACTCATCACAAgcttcctttccttcccctcCACCCCTTTGTGCACCAAGAACTGGTCCAACGTTGTTATCAGTGGTCAGCCCTATGTGGATGACTTGAAGAAAGCTATAGTGACAATGGAGGTGACGCTCGCCAAAGAGCTAGAAGAAGCCGGTAAAGAATTCAGGGTGTGCTGCAGTAAAATCCTTGCAGAGGAAAGTGACATAGTGAGGAAAACAGAATGCCAAGTCGTAGATCTAGAGACTCTTCCTAGAGGTGCCAAGTTGGACACTATCCGACAGCAGTACACTGTGgacatgacctttgacccttgcACTGCCAACGATCTGCTCATATTTTCTAAGGATTTAAAAGAAGTGCAAACTTCTCACATTTATTGGTGCGGGAATGAAGTCCCACAGAAATTTAACAGATATGCCTATGTCCTGGGGAAAAAGGGCTTTTCTGAAGGAAGATTCTACTACGAGGTTCAAGCCGCAAGGAAGACTGGCTGGGATTTAGGGGTAGTCAGAGGGTCGATGCGTTggaagaagacacacacactgaaccccgGGAATGGAGTCTGGATCCTTCGATTGAGGAACAACACTAAATATACAGCTTTAAATCATGCTGCTGTCAAAATCCCCGTGGCAAGGAAAGCAGAGAGGGTCGGCGTGTTTGTAGATTACAAGAAGAGGTCGGTCTCCTTCTACGATGTGAGTACTGCAACGCTGATCCACTCTTTTACTGGCTGCGCATTCAATGAGACGATCTACCCGTTCTTCAGCCCTGGCCCCCCTGAGGATGGTCTCAACTGTGCCCCCCTGGTCCTCTCACCGACCAAACACTCGACTGAAAAACTTAACGAGTTTTTCAGTCTGATTGCTGTTGTGATtgctctggttttgttttggataTTTTAA